One genomic window of Eptesicus fuscus isolate TK198812 chromosome 6, DD_ASM_mEF_20220401, whole genome shotgun sequence includes the following:
- the LSM7 gene encoding U6 snRNA-associated Sm-like protein LSm7: protein MLAGPSHRRRQMFPSNAPARRVAQAHCMCRASVRSGVKEHGGGASAEPRGACKMADKEKKKKESILDLSKYIDKTIRVKFQGGREASGILKGFDPLLNLVLDGTIEYMRDPDDQYKLTEDTRQLGLVVCRGTSVVLICPQDGMEAIPNPFIQQQEA, encoded by the exons atgttGGCGGGTCCCAGCCACAGGCGTCGCCAGATGTTTCCCAGCAACGCCCCGGCGCGCCGCGTCGCGCAAGCGCACTGCATGTGCCGCGCTAGCGTGCGGAGCGGGGTCAAAGAGCACGGGGGCGGTGCCTCCGCTGAGCCGCGCGGCGCGTGCAAGATGGCG gacaaagagaagaagaagaaggagagcaTCTTGGACCTATCCAAGTACATCGACAAGACGATCCGGGTGAAGTTTCAGGGAGGCCGCGAAG CCAGTGGAATCCTGAAAGGGTTTGACCCACTCCTCAACCTTGTGCTTGATGGCACCATCGAATACATGAGAG ACCCTGATGACCAATACAAGCTTACAGAGGACACGCGCCAGCTGGGCCTGGTGGTGTGCAGGGGCACCTCAGTGGTGCTCATCTGCCCGCAGGATGGCATGGAGGCCATTCCCAACCCCTTCATCCAGCAGCAGGAGGCCTAG